The nucleotide sequence TGCAGATCAGCaaaactgcagcagctgctCGGCTCTAACCAGGACACTAATGAAATCACAAGTACAGGGGTGTGGAGCTTCTGCTGGGTGCTCAACAGAACATCAGGAGGGATGAGCTTCACCTTCAGACCCCTGCAGCCGTGGTGGACAGAGACGTCCGGATCGGGACGACCTCAGGACAGATTTTAACTGGTTTGGATGCTCAAGTTGCATTCAGCTGACGGCTTTTATGAAACACAGAGCGGTGTTGTGAGGAGCTCCAGGAACCGGGCTGCAGGAACCAAACTTCTAGAACCAAGCAGCTGGAAGAGTTTTATTTCTCCCTCCAAGACACAGAAACTATCAGTGATGTCCAAACTTCCCTGCCTTCTGCTTCTCCTGTGCCTCCCTCCAGCTGTGGGTAAGAAGACAATAAAGCTGCCAATACATCACATGATATATAATTAGTCTGATGGGGCTAATTATAACTCAACGACTTGTTTAAATCACTGAttgtttctcctgttttaaTAGCAGTCAGCAGTTTCTTTTGGAATCAGGGAGAAAATCTCCTGAGTTGAGCTGACCAACCTTTTCTGCCAACCTCATAAAATAACTTTCTTTGTCATGAAAAGTTGAGACCTGGATCCGTGAATGAAGCTAACGCTGCCTTGTTGTCTTTCAGCTGCTTGGAAAACTGGTTTAATCAGATTATTCTCGTCCTCACAGATCAGAAAGATTAATGTTAGCGATTAAACTTCAACAAGGAGGCCTGCTGCAGTCTCAGAGAGGCATCTGTTTTTCCCATCTCCCTTTTATTAAGCAAATCTTCTTCCATTGGTTCTGATTGGGAACCTTATTTTTCCTGTTAGCTAAATCtgcattaaatttaaaaataaatcctcaCTTTTTAGTCTGTAATCACATCATCAGAGCATGTTCTGTTTAAATTTCAGCAGAAATCAGATAAAGGTTAAAAAGTTTTGCTTTGATGCCTAAATTGGAAAAAATCTaattgcttctttttctttcagattcCAAACTAGAACCTCTATCAAGGAACCCCCCGACACATTTGATCCAtttattgttaatgtttttttatactttgttgtagaattaaaataaaaacatgagttTGACGTGTTTAttagaaagaaaacaggaaatcaaTATTGGCATCCTGTGTTCAGGGCCTGTGGAAACTATCTGCAGAATAAACCTTTGGTTTATGTGGTTGTTTTCCTTCCGCTGCAGTAAAAAGGTTCAACAATACTTGACAGCAAATTTAAAACGATCAacagttttttcctttttttgcatctgtgttgtttcggattttttttttacttttgttttcctgattcTGCAAACTTGTATCTTTGTAGCTCTTGTTGCAGGTAAGATAGTGACTGCAAGGAAGCACCTCATGCAACCCCATTTTAACCTCATACAACCTCATTTTATGAATCTTTATAGTATAAGACACGAAGACATAAATGTGCATTGGAAAGATGTTCATCTCCTCTTGATAAACCCGTCTGTCCTCTCCAGTCTCCCTGTTCTGTTACACCTGTGTGTTTCCGGCCATCTCTCCTCTGGACTGCATCAGGTTCCCCCTGAAGTGTCCGCCGGGGCAGCTCTGCCTGTCCAGCAGAGCCGAGGGACAGAGAGGTGAGCGTGCCCCGAGCCGCTGGGGGACATTTGGATGAATCCCAGCTGAGACTCCCAGCTGTGGGAGTGTTAACCGCCTGTTTGTGCTGAACGCTCAGGTGACTTCCGTGTGGTGCTGTACGAGAAGAGCTGCGTCCTGCCGGCCCTGTGTGGAGTCACAGGGGAGAAATATGCCTTGGGTCTGAACTTCACCTTCACCAACGAGTGCTGCAACACACATCTGTGCAACACAGCGGCCTCGTTCTCTCCCCGGCCCCTTTGGACGGCCCTGGTGCTCCCCCTGCTCGCTGTGTGCTCGGCTCGGTGAAGAGGAGAGCAAAGAGGGGCGAGGCTTTGCCTCAGCAGCCGTGGAAAGGTCTGAAACGGGAAGTGATCCTTTCTGCTCCGGACAGATAAAACATTACGTCAGAAGGTTTTCCAGTGAAACTAATACTAATGTCCCCTGTTACAAAGCAGAAGTGGAGAGTCACTGAGGGAAAGCAGGCTGTTTGTGAAGCTTTTAGCAGATTATAGCACCTTTATTCATACCAACTAAACTCTGTGCTTCTTTGTCAAGTTACatacaaaaagtttttttattcaggttttatgaccaacacaaagttgtgcagAACTGTGAGCTGGAATCAAACAGGTACACAAATTAAAAACCTCCGTCTGTCCTCCGGCTCCGATGCACCAAAATAGATCCAGAAAATCCAATTTTCTTCAGACATGAGCTGATTAGTAAATATGagccacctgtgtgtaatttagtcttagagtaaatgcagctgttttctGAAGGCCTCACAGCTTTGTTAGAGAACgtcagagaacatccagcatcatggagaccaaggaacccagcagacgggtcagggaggaagttctggtccagtttacagcaggtcaggttctacagaacctcccagagttctgatcatcatgtggacctggagagaggatggacctcctgcagacctaccaggacatggacgtccacctggactgacaggctggaccaggagagcattgatcagagaagcaggaggaccatggtggctctggaggagctgcagagatccacagctcaggtggaggttaaccaggaggaccatggtggctctggaggagctgcagagatccacagctcaggtggaagaatccatcagcaggacaactattagctgTGGACTCTGTAAATTTGGCATTTAAGGAAGAAGGAAACCACTGTTTACGTGCTGTGGGTAAATGGAAACTCGCCCTTCACCTCACCCTGACCACACCGTCCCCGCTCAGACAcatggcagcatgatgctgaatCCCAGAGGAGAACCTgctagaggctgcagaagaccagaggggtggaggttcaccttccagcaggagaaccagcctgaacaaGCAGCCTGAGATATTATGGGttggtttagatcagagcagattcagaatggcctagtcaaagtccagatcttaTTATGGCTCAGAATCTTTGTCAAGATTTGAAAACTGAtcttcactgatgttctccttCTAATCTGACTAGCTAAAGATGTCTTGGATTTTTATCCATGCAACTTTTTCAAAACACAATCTGGAAGAGATCAGGAAAATATGAATACTATGGTGATGTGCAGCAGGTGGGGAAAGTCTGAAGACAGATCACAGCTTGATTTGAACAAAGACTGACCACAGGTGTGAGATGTTGTCACAAACACCCCACAACAACGAATCTGAAAAGATATAAAGTGATTTTCCTACAGTATCATTGAAGCCTTTATTTTAAAGCTCAATTAATATGTGAATGAACATTCTGGGTCTCAAATCTAATTATATGCTTTTCATAAAGGATTTAATTAAAGAGTTCAAGGCCGGACAGATGTAGGAATACTAACATGATGTTTATTTACCATTTCAGAAAAACAGTTATAGCAGTTGCTTTACTTTTTGTGCACATTTCTTTGTATCGggtgtaaaaataaagaaataaagtgtTCAGATGGATCAGTGTTTCAGATCTTCACTGCAGGAAAATGAGGCTGTTGTCAGCAAACAGTCCCTGCAGCCTGGCGCTGGATCACGGTGTGGCTGAAGAAAAGTCCTGCAGAGATTTTAGAGCAACATCTGCTACCAGGACCAATTTTACTAACTACATTACAAACTACGTAACGCTTTTTATTGTATTAAGTTGCATGAATAGACAACATCAATGACTACAATAGCTTAAATTTATCTGGATGAAATGGTTTTGAACTCATTCTGTCATcatagtttgttgttttattcctttttttttgtagactgaattttttctgatttcagtttttaaattaataagaGATATAATTTTTTACCTATAGTCAAACACTAGTAAAACCAACACAATCAAATGAAAGTTTTTTCTAAAAACATGTATAGAACAATTGTTATAGATAAATCTATACCTGAATAACCCTGATGTGTCATGGTGTCATTAAAATCACAGATGTTGCTCCATgaaacatgcaaacatgcaaaaataaatacatttagttaataaaatatatattacttTTTTGTACACAATGCTCATAATTTGAAtacagaaacatgcaaaaataaatacatttaataaaaattacacAATCCTCATAATGTATattaataaatttaataaaaaaaatatatatatatatatatatatatatatatatatatatatatatatatatatttacacaatgctcataatttatatttatttatttagacgtttattatttatacactttaaCATGATATTTAGGTGCTACAGGACATCCCAATAAACCCCAGAAGAGGGGTCTTTAAAATGGCTAATAAAATCACATATGTTGTCTAAAAATTCTTCCAAATCTCAGATAGTTACATAAAATAGTTTTACGTTAAAAATGTGGGGTTTCTGATTAAAACCGTAGCAGTTGGCTGCAACATGTCAATCATCCAGCAGGTGGCGCCACTGCGCCTCCTTTTCTGACGCAGGTGCTCCTAATTGGACTCTGAGAACAGAGACCGCCGCAGCGCGACCAGAGAGAAGTTTCTTACAATCATTAAATCATCTAAAGGTGTTTAACCCGATCATGGGTTTGTGGTCTTGGGAGGTGGTAGCGGATGGTTGTGAGGTCGGAGGAGCTAAACGAGTTGGAATTGGGAGTTGCAGGTAAATggttaaaaagacaaagaaaaggaGTGAAAGAGGAACTGatgaagataaagaaaaaagactAAGTTGGACTCAAGGAAGCCGATATCGAGGAAATGATCAGGATCCAGTTGGGAAGACCCGTGGATTGGTGAAAAAATTGTGGACAAAACATAAGGCAGGTAGACACAGCTGTGCTGTGAATGGATCAGAGTGGGGAAATAGTATAGAGATTGAAAGTGACGAAAGTAGTGAATCATCAAGTAGTGAAAGGATGagtttaaaaagaggaaattcTTTAGCGAAAGCAGGTGTAGAGAAGAGAGGTAGAGTGGAAAAAAGATGGGATGAGTCTGAGGAAGAAATGGAAAGGGAGACAAGAGAGTTCAAAGTGATTATTAGGGTTAATGAGGAGAAGGGATTGCAGTTAATCAGTCCAGTTAAGCTATCTATGATTCTGAAGAATCAAGTGGGAGATATTACAAATGCAAGAGTGTTGAGAGATGGTAACTTAATGGTAATCTGTAATACAGAGGAACAAAAAGACAGAGCAAGTAGGATGAAAGAAGTTGGAAAGTATAAAGTGACAAGCGTGAGTTTGGTACAAGAAGGAAGTAAGTGGAGGAAGGGAGTGATTTGGGGGATCCCAATTGAGGTTtcaaatgaagaaataaaatcaaatatcaGAGGGGGAAGAATTAAAGAGGTAAGAAGGATTCAGAcctttaaaaatggaaagaaggaGAACAGTGAAAGTgttctgattgaatttgatgaAGAAAGACTACCAGAGAGAGTGTATTTAGGATATTTGACCTATAATGTAAGAGAATATATTCCAAAACCGATCAGATGTTTTAAATGCCAAAGATTTGGACATACAGCACAGGCATGTAAAGGAAAGAGAAGATGTGCACGATGTGGAGAAGATCATGAATATGAACAATGCAACAAGAGCAGGCAGCCAAAATGTTGTAATTGTGGTGGTGATCACAGTGTGGCATATGGGGGATGTGAAGTAATGAAGAGAGCAGTGCAGATTCAACAAGTTAGAGTAAGAAACAAGTTATCCTATGCAGAAGCTGTTAAAGTAGTAAAGGAAAGAACAGAAGTTGAGGTGGAAAATAGAGTGGATACAGAATTGaaccaaacaaaagaaaataaagtacatGTGGACTTAAAAAAGCTAGTGACATTCATTGCAGGGGTTATAAATGCAACTAtggaaattaaatcaaaaactgaaagaatTCTAATTATTGTGAAAGCAGCAGCAAATCATCTTAGCATTAATGAAATAACATGGGAGGAAGTGAGAGATGAGCTTAGTGCTCAGGCCAGTCAGGAAGCAGTATCGATAGGATAGGTATAATATGGTCTTGATTTTACAATGGAATGCAAGAAGTCTAATAGCAAATGGACaggaattaaaatattttattaatgaatTAGAAGAAGCTCCAGAAGTTATTTGTATTCAAGAATCTTGGTTAAAACCGCAATTAGAATTTAGAATATTAAGTTATGAAGCGGTTAGATTGGATAGGGTTAAAGGTAATGGTGGGggatgtattattttcattagGGAGGGAATACCATTTAGAGTGATTAAGAAAGGGAGAGAAGAAGAGTACGTTATGGTGGAAATTTGGATAAATGCAGAACCATATATTGTAGTAAATTATTACAATCCGGGGAAAAAATTAGAGTtagataaattaaaagaaattcagGGACAAAATAGGAATAGAATTATTTGGTGTGCGGATTTTAATGCCCATAGCAATTTATGGGGAGTACAAGGAACTGATGCGAATGGAGAAATTATAGAACAATTGTTGGAAGATAATCAATTAGTATGTATGAATGATGGAAGAGGGACAAGAGTAGATGTGCATActggaaaatgttcagcaatAGATTTAACTTTGGTGTCCAGTGATTTAGCTGGATTATGTGAATGGGAAATAGAACAAGAAACAACAGTAGGGAGTGATCATTTCCCAATTTATTGTAAAGTCCTTATTCCTAAAAagaagagagagggaggaagaaaggaaagatgGGTTTTTGATAAAGCAAAAtggaacatatttaaatatatgtgtgAGAAATCCATGGCAGAAGTAAATTTAGAGTTAGATATAGAAAGTATAGAGAATAAGATAAGGGAAGTTATAATAAAAGtagcaaaaacaacaattcCGGTGAGCAaaggtaaaaacataaagaaagggGTACCTTGGTGGACGCCTGAGTGTAGTGAAGCAATAAGGAAAAGAAATCGAGCTTTCAGAGTGTTGAAGAAAACACATAATtacaaaaatttaattgaatataaaaaaaatcaagcacaaGCAAAGAAAATTATTAAGAAAGCAAAGAAGACAAAGTGGAGAGAattttgtgattcaataggtAGATCTACACCTATAGCCAATGTGTGGGGAATGATAAAGAAAATGAGGGGAAATACACAGATGAGAACATATCCAATACTAAAACACGaagaaagaataataataaaaaatgaagagaaagtagaaataatggcaagaacatttgtaAAGATTCATAGTTCGGATAATTTAAATGAACAGGGGAAaatgagaagagaaaaaacaaggaTGGCAAATGATTTTATTCTAGGAAATGGAATAACACCAGGAAATAtcatggatgtttatttttctaaacaagaACTGAAGAGAGCAATATCTAGAACAGGATTAACAGCTCCAGGAAAGGATCAGATAAACTACATTATGTTAAAAAATTTAGGGGatcaagctgaagaaaaacttcTAGGCTTAtataataaagtatgggaagaAGGAAGAGTACCGTCTAATTGGAAGGAAGCAGTCATAGTACCAATcattaaaccaggaaaagatccAACAAACCCCTCAAGTTACAGACCAATAGCACTTACTTCATGTTTAGGAAAGGTAATGGAAAGAATGATAACGGAAAGAATTACATACTATGTAGAAAGTAAAGGTTTATTGTATTCATGTCAAAGTGGATTTCGAAAAGGAAGGAGCACAATGGATCCAGTGGTGTGCCTGGAAACAGATATTAGAaaagctcaaattaataaaGAAGTAGTTGTAGCAGTATTTTTTGATATAGAGAAGGCATATGACATGGTATGGAAAGACGGATTgcttataaaattatataaaatgggGATTACGGGAAGGGCTTATAATTGGATTAAAGATTTTTTGTCAAATAGAGATATACAGGTACAGATGGGAATAGCATTatctaataaatataaaattgatAATGGAACTCCACAAGGAAGTATTATTAGTCcattattattttccattatGATTAACGATGTCTTTAAAGAAGTAGATCAGGATGTCATGAAatcattgtttgctgatgatggagctTTGTGGAGGAaagggaaaaatgtaaaaatagtaTATAAGAAAATACAGAAGGCTATTGATTCTGTTGAAAATTGGGCGTATAACTGGGGAGTTAAATTCTCagtagataaaacaaagacagttgTATTTAGTAGGAAGAAAATAGaggaaattgaattaaaaatgtatggagaaaaaatagaaaaagtaagtaaatttcGGTTTTTAGGAATTATGTTTGATTCCAAACTTTTATGGGGAGATCATGTAAAGTATATTGAagggaaatgtaaaaaggttatAAATATAATGAGATGTTTAGTAGGTATAAATTGGGGAgcagataaaataaatttaaaaaagatatatatagcCTTGATAAGATCAGTGTTAGATTATGGATGTGTAGTTTATAAGCAAGCTGCAAAAACtataattaataaattagaagTAATTCAAAATCAGGCTCTAAGATTATGCTGTGGAGCGTTGAAAACGTCTTCTTCCTTGGCAGTACAGGTTGAAATGGGAGAAAGGCCTTTAtatttaagacaaaaacaaataatgcttaatTATTGGGTGAGTTTGCAGGGacaggaggaggggaaaaatCCAGCAGTAGGAATACTGAGAACATGTTGGGAGAGtggaaaagcaaaaagagaCTGTTTTGCATGGGCAGCAAATAAATCCGCTAGGGAAATGGGAATACAAGGAATGAAGTACTGTGCTGCGGTGCCTTACTCAATTACTCCCTTTTGGCTGTTTCCAAATATAAATGTTGACCTAGAGGTTAGTAAAAAAATGCAGGTTAATAAGGATAATAACTGGGTAAATTTTGTAAGTGATAGAATTAATAAAGTATATAATAATTATACAA is from Fundulus heteroclitus isolate FHET01 chromosome 3, MU-UCD_Fhet_4.1, whole genome shotgun sequence and encodes:
- the LOC105921201 gene encoding protein Bouncer; its protein translation is MLKLHSADGFYETQSGVVRSSRNRAAGTKLLEPSSWKSFISPSKTQKLSVMSKLPCLLLLLCLPPAVVSLFCYTCVFPAISPLDCIRFPLKCPPGQLCLSSRAEGQRGDFRVVLYEKSCVLPALCGVTGEKYALGLNFTFTNECCNTHLCNTAASFSPRPLWTALVLPLLAVCSAR